The Raoultibacter phocaeensis genome includes a window with the following:
- a CDS encoding aminotransferase class V-fold PLP-dependent enzyme, producing the protein MLDIKDDFPLLANYNEQGTLIYVDNAATTQKPRCVLDALMEWHTVRNANPHRGSYKLGSLATDLYEHSRESIANHINAKKDEVVFCRNTTEALNLVAASFGPTVLEAGDEIVLPVSEHHSNLVPWMQLAQAKGCRLVYLLTDKLGRISKDELDKKITPRTKIVALAEVSNVLGTRFPVKQIAERAHEAGAYVVADCAQSFLHYGLDVQDLDVDFAAFSAHKAFGPDGIGVLWGREALLEKMPPVLYGGEMVQKVTWGKATFEKPPLRFEAGTQNASDAFAFMAAVGYLEQIGQQAIREHEDALTARLLEGIRDIAPLHVYGNPCMADDRSSIVAFNFEGQDPLLIGRFLDSHGINIRVGTHCAEPLMTYLGTGATCRISLAPYNTLDDIDALIDVLRDAPRMIVRSVLKKRK; encoded by the coding sequence ATGCTTGACATCAAGGATGACTTCCCCCTGCTCGCAAACTACAATGAGCAAGGTACGCTCATCTACGTCGACAACGCCGCGACGACGCAGAAACCGCGCTGCGTGCTGGACGCCCTCATGGAATGGCATACCGTGCGCAATGCGAACCCCCACAGGGGATCCTACAAGCTGGGGTCGTTGGCGACGGATCTATACGAGCATTCCAGAGAGAGCATCGCCAACCATATCAACGCCAAAAAAGACGAGGTCGTCTTCTGCCGTAACACCACCGAAGCGCTCAACCTCGTTGCCGCGAGCTTCGGGCCGACGGTGCTTGAGGCAGGCGACGAGATAGTGCTTCCCGTATCGGAGCACCACAGCAACCTCGTTCCCTGGATGCAGCTTGCGCAGGCAAAAGGATGCCGGCTCGTCTATCTGCTGACCGACAAGCTGGGCAGAATTTCCAAGGACGAACTCGACAAGAAGATCACGCCGAGGACGAAGATCGTCGCGCTCGCAGAAGTGTCCAACGTGCTGGGCACGCGTTTTCCCGTAAAGCAGATCGCGGAGCGCGCCCACGAGGCCGGCGCCTACGTTGTCGCCGATTGCGCGCAGAGCTTTCTGCACTACGGCTTGGACGTCCAAGACCTCGATGTGGATTTCGCCGCGTTTTCCGCCCACAAAGCGTTCGGCCCCGATGGCATCGGGGTGCTCTGGGGCCGAGAAGCGCTGCTCGAAAAGATGCCTCCGGTACTGTACGGCGGCGAGATGGTGCAGAAGGTCACCTGGGGCAAAGCGACCTTCGAAAAGCCTCCGCTTCGATTCGAAGCCGGAACGCAAAACGCTTCCGATGCCTTCGCCTTCATGGCTGCCGTCGGCTACCTCGAACAGATAGGGCAGCAGGCCATCAGGGAGCACGAGGATGCGCTGACGGCTCGCCTGCTTGAAGGCATACGCGACATCGCCCCTTTGCACGTGTACGGCAACCCCTGCATGGCCGACGATAGAAGCTCTATCGTCGCGTTTAACTTCGAAGGTCAGGATCCACTGCTGATCGGCAGGTTCCTCGACTCCCACGGCATAAACATCCGCGTGGGCACGCACTGCGCGGAGCCCTTGATGACGTATCTCGGGACAGGCGCAACCTGCAGGATCAGCCTCGCCCCCTATAACACGCTCGACGACATAGACGCGCTGATCGATGT